In Hemitrygon akajei chromosome 12, sHemAka1.3, whole genome shotgun sequence, a single window of DNA contains:
- the LOC140736751 gene encoding volume-regulated anion channel subunit LRRC8C-like isoform X1: MFSVVELKYFGDQRATFKILKPWWDVFTDYLTILMLMVAVYGGTLQQISTDKIICVPVPEGFLMTTMQWNKSALKGRKLNSFHSGFKTDLDREQYNLMDQYCYDHAIQWYSKYFPYIAIIHTLIFLISSNFWFKFPGTSSKIEHFISILGKCLDSQWTTKALSETVYEDSDLQIPQRTVLSNEPSIPCSLNHQQSSETALLLGDKEISNDKICENEPQASLCKPPSKTFKTVGGGVYGHAAVKILDKKEGEQAKALFEKVKKFRLHTEEGHILYMMYIRQTVLRCIQTIFILAYFVTRIPQMKHIVHCVDKIHITGFTEFFCIHGLWRIFRMLSIVYVVVIFIYFITCIYTLYWIFYFKLKEYSFAYVREETGIDDIPDVKNDFAFLLHLIDQYDKLYARKFAVFLSDVSENKLRQLNLSYEWTHEKLQQRIVTNEDNKIELHLFLLPGIPNSVYDIYNLEVLKLEFIKDISISAAISQQTSLQELWVYNCTIKVENRALAFLKDTITILRVRFANAYEIPQWMYCLKNLRVLYLEGNLLIDNKSSLVLQSFCDLERLRSLHLKSNVTKIPAAVIDVAHHLQHLTIDNQGKRFTTLNSLRKMLCLSVLKLYSCDLEQIPSAIFSLSNLQELDLKDNNLRTLEELASFQHLRKLTTLKLHYNKIAQIPVYIAKASSLEMLYLTNNNISFLPSNLFKLTRLQHLDVGHNNITRIPPEIERLADLHYFNIESNQVSELPLELFYCTKLRVLILSHNLLTYIPPKVKNLIQLRQLELKGNKLQYLPPELGKCQCLKGNQLNVEEDVFNTLPYEVREEFINRESK; encoded by the exons ATGTTTTCGGTGGTTGAGCTAAAATATTTTGGAGATCAACGAGCAACATTTAAAATCTTAAAGCCGTGGTGGGATGTTTTCACAGATTACTTAACCATTTTGATGCTTATGGTTGCAGTTTATGGAGGCACGTTACAG CAGATATCAACAGACAAGATCATCTGTGTACCTGTGCCGGAAGGTTTCTTGATGACTACCATGCAATGGAACAAAAGTGCTCTTAAAGGTCGTAAATTAAATAGTTTCCATTCTGGATTTAAGACTGACCTAGACCGTGAACAGTACAATTTAATGGATCAGTATTGTTATGATCATGCAATCCAGTGGTATTCCAAGTATTTTCCTTACATTGCTATCATTCACACACTTATATTCTTGATAAGCAGTAACTTCTGGTTCAAATTTCCAGGAACAAGTTCCAAAATTGAGCACTTCATATCAATCCTAGGAAAATGTTTAGATTCCCAGTGGACCACTAAGGCACTTTCAGAAACTGTTTATGAGGATTCTGATTTACAGATTCCACAAAGAACAGTTTTATCAAATGAACCATCTATACCTTGCTCTTTAAACCATCAACAATCTTCTGAAACGGCCCTCTTGTTGGGAGACAAAGAAATCAGTAACGACAAAATCTGTGAGAATGAACCGCAAGCCTCTCTGTGCAAGCCTCCATCTAAGACTTTCAAGACAGTTGGGGGCGGTGTTTATGGCCATGCCGCAGTGAAAATCTTGGACAAAAAGGAAGGAGAACAAGCAAAGGCGTTGTTTGAAAAGGTCAAAAAGTTTCGTCTTCACACTGAAGAAGGTCATATTCTTTATATGATGTACATAAGACAGACTGTTTTACGTTGCATTCAAACAATTTTCATCCTAGCCTACTTCGTAACTCGGATACCTCAAATGAAACATATTGTCCACTGTGTAGACAAAATTCATATTACAGGCTTCACAGAATTTTTCTGCATCCATGGCCTTTGGAGGATATTCAGGATGTTGTCCATTGTGTATGTCGTGGTTATCTTCATTTATTTTATAACGTGCATCTACACACTGTACTGGATTTTTTATTTCAAACTTAAGGAATATTCTTTTGCATATGTCCGAGAAGAAACTGGGATTGATGATATTCCAGATGTGAAGAATGACTTTGCATTTTTGCTGCACCTTATTGACCAGTATGATAAATTGTATGCCAGGAAGTTTGCTGTCTTTCTCTCTGACGTCAGTGAAAATAAGCTCCGCCAACTGAACTTGAGTTACGAATGGACACATGAGAAGCTTCAGCAACGTATAGTTACTAATGAAGACAATAAAATTGAATTGCATCTCTTCTTGCTGCCTGGTATTCCTAATAGTGTTTATGATATTTATAACCTGGAAGTATTAAAGCTTGAATTTATTAAAGACATCTCAATTAGTGCAGCCATCTCACAGCAAACCTCACTTCAAGAACTGTGGGTGTACAACTGTACAATAAAAGTAGAAAACCGAGCACTTGCATTTTTAAAAGATACAATAACCATTTTAAGAGTACGGTTTGCGAATGCTTATGAAATACCACAATGGATGTATTGCCTTAAGAATCTTCGTGTATTGTATCTTGAAGGCAACTTGTTAATTGACAACAAATCTTCTCTAGTCCTGCAGTCATTTTGTGACTTAGAACGGCTTAGATCTTTACATTTAAAATCAAATGTCACCAAAATACCTGCAGCAGTCATTGATGTTGCCCACCATCTTCAGCACCTAACTATTGACAATCAGGGCAAAAGGTTCACCACTCTCAATAGCCTTCGAAAGATGCTTTGCCTGTCCGTTTTAAAACTATACAGCTGTGATCTGGAGCAAATCCCAAGTGCCATATTTAGCCTGAGCAATCTCCAAGAATTAGATCTCAAAGACAACAACTTGAGGACCTTAGAAGAGTTGGCTAGTTTCCAACATCTTCGCAAACTCACCACGTTGAAGCTTCATTACAACAAAATTGCACAGATTCCAGTGTACATTGCCAAAGCTAGCTCACTTGAAATGCTGTATTTAACGAACAACAACATTAGTTTTCTTCCATCCAATCTGTTTAAGCTCACTAGGCTACAGCATCTGGACGTTGGTCATAACAACATTACACGCATTCCTCCTGAGATAGAACGACTGGCGGATCTTCATTACTTCAATATTGAGAGTAACCAAGTGTCTGAATTACCCTTGGAATTGTTTTATTGTACAAAGCTTCGAGTGCTAATACTTTCACATAATCTTTTGACATACATTCCACCCAAGGTGAAAAATCTGATACAGCTGCGACAGCTAGAGCTAAAAGGGAACAAACTGCAGTATTTGCCACCTGAACTGGGGAAGTGTCAGTGTCTGAAGGGAAATCAGCTGAATGTGGAAGAGGATGTTTTCAACACGCTGCCATATGAAGTCAGAGAAGAATTTATAAACAGAGAATCTAAGTGA
- the LOC140736751 gene encoding volume-regulated anion channel subunit LRRC8C-like isoform X2, with amino-acid sequence MFSVVELKYFGDQRATFKILKPWWDVFTDYLTILMLMVAVYGGTLQISTDKIICVPVPEGFLMTTMQWNKSALKGRKLNSFHSGFKTDLDREQYNLMDQYCYDHAIQWYSKYFPYIAIIHTLIFLISSNFWFKFPGTSSKIEHFISILGKCLDSQWTTKALSETVYEDSDLQIPQRTVLSNEPSIPCSLNHQQSSETALLLGDKEISNDKICENEPQASLCKPPSKTFKTVGGGVYGHAAVKILDKKEGEQAKALFEKVKKFRLHTEEGHILYMMYIRQTVLRCIQTIFILAYFVTRIPQMKHIVHCVDKIHITGFTEFFCIHGLWRIFRMLSIVYVVVIFIYFITCIYTLYWIFYFKLKEYSFAYVREETGIDDIPDVKNDFAFLLHLIDQYDKLYARKFAVFLSDVSENKLRQLNLSYEWTHEKLQQRIVTNEDNKIELHLFLLPGIPNSVYDIYNLEVLKLEFIKDISISAAISQQTSLQELWVYNCTIKVENRALAFLKDTITILRVRFANAYEIPQWMYCLKNLRVLYLEGNLLIDNKSSLVLQSFCDLERLRSLHLKSNVTKIPAAVIDVAHHLQHLTIDNQGKRFTTLNSLRKMLCLSVLKLYSCDLEQIPSAIFSLSNLQELDLKDNNLRTLEELASFQHLRKLTTLKLHYNKIAQIPVYIAKASSLEMLYLTNNNISFLPSNLFKLTRLQHLDVGHNNITRIPPEIERLADLHYFNIESNQVSELPLELFYCTKLRVLILSHNLLTYIPPKVKNLIQLRQLELKGNKLQYLPPELGKCQCLKGNQLNVEEDVFNTLPYEVREEFINRESK; translated from the exons ATGTTTTCGGTGGTTGAGCTAAAATATTTTGGAGATCAACGAGCAACATTTAAAATCTTAAAGCCGTGGTGGGATGTTTTCACAGATTACTTAACCATTTTGATGCTTATGGTTGCAGTTTATGGAGGCACGTTACAG ATATCAACAGACAAGATCATCTGTGTACCTGTGCCGGAAGGTTTCTTGATGACTACCATGCAATGGAACAAAAGTGCTCTTAAAGGTCGTAAATTAAATAGTTTCCATTCTGGATTTAAGACTGACCTAGACCGTGAACAGTACAATTTAATGGATCAGTATTGTTATGATCATGCAATCCAGTGGTATTCCAAGTATTTTCCTTACATTGCTATCATTCACACACTTATATTCTTGATAAGCAGTAACTTCTGGTTCAAATTTCCAGGAACAAGTTCCAAAATTGAGCACTTCATATCAATCCTAGGAAAATGTTTAGATTCCCAGTGGACCACTAAGGCACTTTCAGAAACTGTTTATGAGGATTCTGATTTACAGATTCCACAAAGAACAGTTTTATCAAATGAACCATCTATACCTTGCTCTTTAAACCATCAACAATCTTCTGAAACGGCCCTCTTGTTGGGAGACAAAGAAATCAGTAACGACAAAATCTGTGAGAATGAACCGCAAGCCTCTCTGTGCAAGCCTCCATCTAAGACTTTCAAGACAGTTGGGGGCGGTGTTTATGGCCATGCCGCAGTGAAAATCTTGGACAAAAAGGAAGGAGAACAAGCAAAGGCGTTGTTTGAAAAGGTCAAAAAGTTTCGTCTTCACACTGAAGAAGGTCATATTCTTTATATGATGTACATAAGACAGACTGTTTTACGTTGCATTCAAACAATTTTCATCCTAGCCTACTTCGTAACTCGGATACCTCAAATGAAACATATTGTCCACTGTGTAGACAAAATTCATATTACAGGCTTCACAGAATTTTTCTGCATCCATGGCCTTTGGAGGATATTCAGGATGTTGTCCATTGTGTATGTCGTGGTTATCTTCATTTATTTTATAACGTGCATCTACACACTGTACTGGATTTTTTATTTCAAACTTAAGGAATATTCTTTTGCATATGTCCGAGAAGAAACTGGGATTGATGATATTCCAGATGTGAAGAATGACTTTGCATTTTTGCTGCACCTTATTGACCAGTATGATAAATTGTATGCCAGGAAGTTTGCTGTCTTTCTCTCTGACGTCAGTGAAAATAAGCTCCGCCAACTGAACTTGAGTTACGAATGGACACATGAGAAGCTTCAGCAACGTATAGTTACTAATGAAGACAATAAAATTGAATTGCATCTCTTCTTGCTGCCTGGTATTCCTAATAGTGTTTATGATATTTATAACCTGGAAGTATTAAAGCTTGAATTTATTAAAGACATCTCAATTAGTGCAGCCATCTCACAGCAAACCTCACTTCAAGAACTGTGGGTGTACAACTGTACAATAAAAGTAGAAAACCGAGCACTTGCATTTTTAAAAGATACAATAACCATTTTAAGAGTACGGTTTGCGAATGCTTATGAAATACCACAATGGATGTATTGCCTTAAGAATCTTCGTGTATTGTATCTTGAAGGCAACTTGTTAATTGACAACAAATCTTCTCTAGTCCTGCAGTCATTTTGTGACTTAGAACGGCTTAGATCTTTACATTTAAAATCAAATGTCACCAAAATACCTGCAGCAGTCATTGATGTTGCCCACCATCTTCAGCACCTAACTATTGACAATCAGGGCAAAAGGTTCACCACTCTCAATAGCCTTCGAAAGATGCTTTGCCTGTCCGTTTTAAAACTATACAGCTGTGATCTGGAGCAAATCCCAAGTGCCATATTTAGCCTGAGCAATCTCCAAGAATTAGATCTCAAAGACAACAACTTGAGGACCTTAGAAGAGTTGGCTAGTTTCCAACATCTTCGCAAACTCACCACGTTGAAGCTTCATTACAACAAAATTGCACAGATTCCAGTGTACATTGCCAAAGCTAGCTCACTTGAAATGCTGTATTTAACGAACAACAACATTAGTTTTCTTCCATCCAATCTGTTTAAGCTCACTAGGCTACAGCATCTGGACGTTGGTCATAACAACATTACACGCATTCCTCCTGAGATAGAACGACTGGCGGATCTTCATTACTTCAATATTGAGAGTAACCAAGTGTCTGAATTACCCTTGGAATTGTTTTATTGTACAAAGCTTCGAGTGCTAATACTTTCACATAATCTTTTGACATACATTCCACCCAAGGTGAAAAATCTGATACAGCTGCGACAGCTAGAGCTAAAAGGGAACAAACTGCAGTATTTGCCACCTGAACTGGGGAAGTGTCAGTGTCTGAAGGGAAATCAGCTGAATGTGGAAGAGGATGTTTTCAACACGCTGCCATATGAAGTCAGAGAAGAATTTATAAACAGAGAATCTAAGTGA